CAGCGCCGGCTTGCCCGACGACCCGGCGGGTTCGCCGTCGTCCGAGCACCACTCTCTGAGGAGGACGTCGGCCTTCGAGGGGTCGGCCGGGACGCGGTACGCGGGGACGTTGTGCGTCGCGTCGGGGTGTTCGGACTCGACGGCCTGAATAAACGCTTCCGCGTCGGCGACCGTCTCGGCGGGCGAGACGTAGCCGACGAACTCCGAGCCCCTGATCTCGAACTCGGCCTGCCCGCGACCCGCGACAGTGCGGTACGAGTCGGGCGCGTCGTCGGCGTCACCTGCGGTCATCTCGGCTCTCCGTCGCCGACGGGCGGACAAAAGGGTAGCGGCGAGCGGAGACCGGACGAGGAACGAAACGATCGCACGGCACGCGGTGGCGCGGCAGGTCCGGCCTCCGTGCCGGACCGACACGCGAGGGACGAGCACCGGCGCCGCGAACGGACGTGAGCGGCGAGGAGCGCAGTCGGGTGGGGAGGTCCGTGGCCCCACCGCCCTAGCGACCGTCCACGACGACTCACAGGAGACGTGAACGGGGCGTCACCGAACGACGGAACCGAACCGACTCTCGGCCGACGAGTCAGGCGATGCTCACGCGACGGACGAACGGGAGGTTCGACAGTTCCGTGAGGAGGTCGCCGGGGATCTCGCCGTCCGTCACCAGATACAGCCTCGGGTCGTCGGTGAACTCGGGGTCCTCGCTGATCGTCTGCCGGATCGAGATGTCGTGGTCGGCGATGAGCGTGGTGACGCGCGCGACGATCCCCGGGGCGTCGGCGTCGTCGACCTCGACCGTGAGAACGGTGAGGTCGAGGACGGGCGCGAGGTCCATCAGGCTCGGGATCGACGAGATGTTCTGAAAGATCCGCCGGAGCTCCGGGTCCGCGAGGATCGTATCGGTCGTCGAGTCGACGACGCGCCGGTCGACACCGATCTCGCGGGCGATGCCGGTGTTCGGGATCTCGATCCCGCCCGAGACGACCCGGCCGTCGTCGTTGACGGAGAAGCCGCGTTCGAGCAGGAGTCTGATGACTGCCTGCTGGCTCGGACTCCCCTCGAACTTCCGCATGATCTCGTCGAACATCGCCTGCCCCGGTGTACGACGGCGGGGCGTTTAGTCGTTTTCTGTGCCGGAGCGACGGGCCCACGGGAGCGCCGACAGGGCTCGCGACTACGTCCGACTGCGAGGCTGGAGAAGCGCATGCTGAAAGGAGTCACTCGTCCTCGTCGTCATCGTCGTCGCCGTCGTCGGTGTCGTCACCGTCACTACTGTCGCCGTCCTCCCCGTCTTCGCCCTCGTCGTTCTCGTCGGTGTCGTCACCGTCACCACTGTCGCCGTCCTCCCCGTCTTCAGCCTCGCCGTTCTCGTCCGCGTCGTCTCCGCCCGGTCCGGACGGCGTGCACTCCTCCACGTCCCGCGTTGCCTCGATCCGGACGCCCGAGCCGACGCCGACGAGTTCGACCGTCGACCCGCAGGAAACGGCGAACTCGGCCGGATCGCCGGGACCGGCATCCGCCGTCGACTCGAACCCGTCTCCATCGACAGTCACGGTGACGTCGTCGGTCGAGACGTGGTTGGACACCACGAGATCGCGCGTGCCGTTGTCAGGCGGGCCGAACTCGATCCCGAGATACGCCTCGCCGTCCGGAGCGACGGCGACCGAGACGCCACGATCGGCCGAGACGGAGCTCACGCTCCCGACGCCCGTTATCGACGTCGCGCCGACGAGCGCGAGCGCCACGAGAACGAGCGCCCCGCGGTTCACTCCTCGGTCACCCCGGGCGGCGGTCCCGTCGAGCCGAGGCGCATCGCGGTCCGGTTGTCGTACGCGAAGACCACTGACGAGGCCAGAAACGCCGCCGAGACGAACCCCGCGTACGCGAACGCCGGCAGCTCGGCGAAGAACGGAACGTCGAGCCACGCGGCACTCACGAGCGCGGTGGCGAACGCCGAGAGGATGAGGAAGTACGACGCCCAGGGAATCTCCCTACCGCGGACGGCTTCGAGGTAGAGGTCGAGCTCCGACCCCGCGGTCGTGAGTTCGACGACCCCGCGTCGGGAGTCGTACTCCACGAGCCCCGTGTCGTCGAGCTTCGGTGCGTGGTACTGATACAGCGAGGTGTGCACCGACTTCCGCTGGTCGTACGTCACCGCCTGCGGCTCGACGCCGACCTCCCACGCCGCGACCTGCGTCGAGAGGTCGCCCATCTCGACGGGTTCGTCCGCGTGTTGCATGAGGTAGTGCAGGGCGTACCGTCTGCGCTGATTGCTCAGTACCTCGAACACATCGCCGTCCGTGATCCGATCGTCCGACACGTCCGGTTCGAGGGTTGTCGTCGTGTCCTGTTCACCCACATCTTCCGTTCGGTCGGACTCCTGCGACTCGTCCGCCGCGGCGTCGACGGTGCCGCCGACGCGTGTCCCTGTGCTCACATGTACCTCCCGTGCATTTACCGGTATACTAACCACTTAATCCTTTCTATCATTTCAGCAAAGTAGAAATTATGTATGGCAAGCATTCGATATAGAACGTGACGGCCAGCCGAAAACCGGTATTAAATAGGTGATTAAGACGTTTTACGGAATCGTTGGGGTCCGACTTCGGTTCGACTTCGGTCGACTCATTCCGTATTTCGAGCGGACTTCGTCGGTGTTTCACGCGGCAACGCTCGGGCAGTGACGTGACAGTCCGGTGAATAACCACAATGGTAGCATCGCATGACGTGAGTGAGCGCCGTCGAGTGATCCACGCGGTTGATCACCGGCGGTGCGTACAGAAGAAACCCAAGACTATGCAACGACGCAAGTATCTCGCGGCGCTCGGATCGCTCGCTGCCGGCGGGGCAGCGATGACTGGAACTGGTGCGTTTGCGGTTTCAACCGTGGATCGAAGTATTTCAGTCTGCCGTGTTGAATAGCCTCTGAGTCATAGTCAGAGCGGCTCACAAAGCGGTTCTATGTTAGTGATGGCGAACATGAGGACGATTTCACGGAACTGCCGATACCAGCCAAGCGCTCGCACGGCGTCGCCGAGCGAGCGCTTCGTTGTCGAGTACGAGGTTTCGGCCATCCAGCGCTGAGAGTAGCCTTTTGTCCGGATGAACGCGTTATGACCTACCGTGAGCGGCTTCGATCCACGCTGTAAGATGAGTGGATCGACACCGAGTGCGTAGAACTCGTATTTCGTGATCCAGTTGTGGAAGGCTTTGTCAGCCGCCACGGACAGCAGGTCGTCCGCGTTCCGGCGGACGACCTGCGGCCCTGTCTTCGTATCGTGCTTCCACCGTGCCGAGATATGAACGTCGAGGACGGCAAGAGACTCTACATCGGTTAGCGTCGTCACTTTCAGTGTCTGGACGGTGCTGCCGGATCGTTGGCGGTAGTACGACGAGGCTGAGCGTCGGTCGAAAAATGTGCTGTCGAGAGCCGCGTGCCCAGAGTGCGGGTGTTGCTGCGCTGAAACGCGCAGCAACGCCCGCCACACCCACATCTTGAACCGATCGAACGACTTGTAGACCGTGCTGAACTCGGGCAGATCGTCCCGATCAAGCCCGAGTACATCACGTATCTCAGCCATGTACTCCAGCCGATTCGGCGTTTCACGGTAGCTATGGCCCTCTTCGAGCCGAAAGCAGTGTAGAACGACGTGGATCCAGCGGGCGAACCCGCCGCTGGCGGGCTCGCCCGCGTGCTTTCCTAAAGCTTGTTTGGCTAGGTGACGACACCGTTCAACGAAGTCGAGGAGGTCGACTTCCATAAGTCAGAATCGAATTCCTCGGCTTCACCCTTCTAAAGCAGCGATATCGACAGATTAGATCGCTATTCAACACCGCATTTCAGTCAACACTGCAGGTGATGGTAGCGCGTATATGGGCTTCGACCCTACCAGCGACTACGCATACATCCGGAGTGGAGGAAAGTTCACACTAGAATTTGACAGTCTGAACCAAGACGCCAATACAGCGTTCCGGAACGTCTTCCAAATTGTCAACAAGGGAAGTAACGAACTCAAGTTCCAGCTGATCGACGGTCGATCTACAGATAGTTCCAGTGGGTTCATCGGATTCCCGGATGATTCACCGATGACTTTGTCGTGGAGCGATGAAGCTGATGAGGGCACGAGCTGGAGTAATTTGAACGCGTTCCCGAACTCACCGATTCCATTGCAGGGTGATCCCGGTACTAGCCCCACGTCGTCAGCACTAGAACTTGGTTCTGGTGATTCAGCCTACGTTCACGTTGATTTCTGGCTGGATAGCGACGATGTTCGGGTCACTGACGAGATCACCACGAGTCTCAGCGCAGTTCCCGACGAGATTGGCTTTTATGCAAGTGCCCTGCCGCCGCAGGGCGACCTCTAAATTACCAATATAAACAATACTTTTTGCTGGACCCGGTATAAAGATGCCCAATAAGTAGGAATTTTGATCGTGAATTGTTCATGTTACCTGTTTATATAATTAAAAACATACTGGTTCTAGTGGACTTTCACATGTGATTACGCTGAAGCGCGTGTTGCGTAACGAAACAAGACACCACCTAAGCATTGATACCGAAATGTCTATTTCGCAACCGCAGTCAATCTATTTAATAGTTTTTGAGCGTACAAAATAGGAATACCAAGAGTATCGAACTCAGCGAAGGCGTGTACAAACGACTGAAGATCCGCAAGCGAGACGACGAGTTAGGCTTCGATCGAATACCGCGCAGTTCGGGTAGGTCCGCGTCGTCCCGATTACACCAGAGACAGCGTGGCAAATCGCAGAACTGGAGGCCCGGTTACACCAGACAGAAGACGTGAACCGAGACCGAATCGACGCGGTCGCCGTCAACGCGATAATCGCCGGTGCGGCAGCCGAGTTGGACGCGACAGTCGTAACGAGAAACGTCGAGGACTTCCGAACGCTGGACGTTCCAGTAGAGACGTACTGAGACGACACGGCGAACCAACCCAGAGAGAGAGAGAGAACGCCACCAGAGCGTTTTTGTTCAACTCCACCAACAGTTCATTCTACTGTCCAAATGGCCATCCGTCGAACGCTCGTCCGCACCGTCGAACTCCTCGTCGTCGTCGTAGTCCTCGCGTTACTCGCCGGGCAGTTCCTCGGCCAGCCCGTCCTCCTCGCGTTCGTCGAAACCGCCAGCATGTCACCCACGCTGGAACCCGGCGACAGCTTCGTCGCCATCCCAGCGCAACTCGCCAGCCCCGCCGAACAGGGCGACGTCGTCACCTTCCCCACCAGGGAGATCCAAGGCAGCGGTCTCACCACTACAACGTCGTCGGCGAGGCGGAGTGCGGCTACGTCACACTGAGCCA
This Salinigranum marinum DNA region includes the following protein-coding sequences:
- a CDS encoding amino acid-binding protein is translated as MFDEIMRKFEGSPSQQAVIRLLLERGFSVNDDGRVVSGGIEIPNTGIAREIGVDRRVVDSTTDTILADPELRRIFQNISSIPSLMDLAPVLDLTVLTVEVDDADAPGIVARVTTLIADHDISIRQTISEDPEFTDDPRLYLVTDGEIPGDLLTELSNLPFVRRVSIA
- a CDS encoding DUF7344 domain-containing protein, with amino-acid sequence MSTGTRVGGTVDAAADESQESDRTEDVGEQDTTTTLEPDVSDDRITDGDVFEVLSNQRRRYALHYLMQHADEPVEMGDLSTQVAAWEVGVEPQAVTYDQRKSVHTSLYQYHAPKLDDTGLVEYDSRRGVVELTTAGSELDLYLEAVRGREIPWASYFLILSAFATALVSAAWLDVPFFAELPAFAYAGFVSAAFLASSVVFAYDNRTAMRLGSTGPPPGVTEE
- a CDS encoding IS5 family transposase → MEVDLLDFVERCRHLAKQALGKHAGEPASGGFARWIHVVLHCFRLEEGHSYRETPNRLEYMAEIRDVLGLDRDDLPEFSTVYKSFDRFKMWVWRALLRVSAQQHPHSGHAALDSTFFDRRSASSYYRQRSGSTVQTLKVTTLTDVESLAVLDVHISARWKHDTKTGPQVVRRNADDLLSVAADKAFHNWITKYEFYALGVDPLILQRGSKPLTVGHNAFIRTKGYSQRWMAETSYSTTKRSLGDAVRALGWYRQFREIVLMFAITNIEPLCEPL
- a CDS encoding S26 family signal peptidase, which encodes MAIRRTLVRTVELLVVVVVLALLAGQFLGQPVLLAFVETASMSPTLEPGDSFVAIPAQLASPAEQGDVVTFPTREIQGSGLTTTTSSARRSAATSH